A window of Blautia argi genomic DNA:
AGTTATGGAAGGGATTTGTCGGAAGGAGCTTTTTGGATTATTGGAAAGTAGGAACAAAATGAGTAAAAGAATTGTTTTTGTGCTTATATGTACAATTTTTTGGATGATGTTTTCTGTTCCGGTCATGGCGGTATCTATAGTGGAACTTCCCGTTATCACCAAATGGGAAAATGGAAACGGTTATGATGAAAAAGGAAATCGTCTGGAAGATACATGGGCGTATGATTCTGTCCATGAAGCCGGAAGATATGTCCTGTTTGGGAAGAATGGAGAAGTGTTAAAAAAATCAGAGGATTGGAAAAAGAAAGAGCAAATAAGTGAAAACTTTACAGTGACAAACCAAAATACGGGAATCTTGGCAATACGTGCGGAAGTATATGAGGAATTTTCAGGAACCGTGAAGGGGAGTGTAAAGGAGAAAAGCGGAATAGAATATTTGTTTGAACTGTGTGAAGCCAATCAGTATAGTACAAACTTAGAACTGGCACCTGGAGATTATCACTTATCTGTAGATGCAGTGGAGAAGGAGCGTCTGTATAGAGTACTATATGACGAAGCGAAATTTAGTATGCAAGAAGCAGAAGTAAAAATTGAAAACCTTCAGGTAACAGGGGAATGTATTGGAATGGCAACAGACACAGAAGATATGCGATCATCTGCAAATGCGCCACAGACAGAAAAAATGGAAACCGATGGAGTTTCAGAAGAGCTGTTAAAGACTATAGGAAAACTTATTATTCCTGTAGTGATTATTTCCCTTGGGGGATATCTGTTTGTGCGGAAGAAAAAGCAACCATATACATAGGAGGCAGAAAATGTCAGAACGAGAAAAAGTAGATACATATACCATACCGCCTAATTTTGCGGAATCAGGAAAATGGTTTTCCGGAAGAGTAAGTGCGGGGAATGTAGTTGAAGCGGCAGTGATGTCGCTTATTTTATTAAAAATTTTGCTGCAAGTACCGGTGGATGGCAGAACCAAAATTTATCTGGGAATTATATTTATTCTTCCGGTTGTCATTTTTTGCTGTGATAGGTGTGCAGGGAGAACGATTGACAGCCTATTTGTTTCATATTTTATGTTTTTTGAAAAATAGAAGAGTTCTTACAACACCAAGCGGGAGATATCAGTTGGAGAGAAAACGGCGGATAGAAAGAAGAGAGCATAAACGCCGTAAGAAAGGAGGAGATAATCATCAGTCAGGAAATAAAGGAACTGGAAGAACGGTTAAAAGAGGCAAGAAAGGAAGAAAAACGTCAGCAAAAAGAAAAGAAAATTTTGGAGTCGGAACAAAAGAAAGCTGAAAGGCGGCAGTTATTGGAAGAGGAAAGGATACGAAAACAGCAGAAGAAAGAAGAACATCAACTGCAAAAGCAGCTTAATCAAGCAGAGTATCCGGGAAAACCAGTAAGAGAAAATACGCAGTCAGAGATACGGAGAAAGAAAAAATCAGAAGAGTTAGAAGAAAAACAGGATTTTCTTCCAGTTACATGGGCATCCTCTTATCTTCCGATTGAGAAAATAAAAGATGGGATTATTTATACAGCAGATCACCGGTATGTGAAAATTGTAGAAGTCCTGCCAATTAACTTTCTGCTCCGTTCTCCAAGCGAACAGAGAAACGTTGTATTTTCTTTTTTGAGTTATTTAAAGATTGCACCAGTCAAGCTGCAGTTTAAAGTTATTTCCAAAAAGGCCGATATTTCGGAATATTTGGAAAAAATACAGCAGGAGATTGAGGCAGAAGAAGACGAACAGTGCAGGGTCCTTCAAGAAGATTATGCACGTCTCATCCGTTCTATAGGTACCAAAGAAGCGATTACAAGACGATTCTTTCTGATTTTTGAGTTTCAGTCTTATGATGGGAACCGTAAACCAAAAGAAAAAGAAGTGTACCAGTATATGCGGACAACAGTGCAGACTGCAAAAAAATATCTGGCGATATGTGGCAATGTAGTATTAGAACACGAAAACGAATCCCGCTTTTGTGTAGAATTGTTTTATCAGTTGCTGAATAGAAGGACAAGTGTAACCGTTCCTTTTTCAGAACGGATAAAATTGGTTACCCAGTGGTATCAGGAGGAGAATGGAAAAGAGAGTCTTCCCCATATTCCGGTAACCGAATTATTTGCCCCAAAGACATTGAATTTTAAGCACAGGAACTGTGTGGTATTTGATGGGGTATATCATACCTATTTGTATATTCCTTCTGGAAAATACCGAATGCGAGTTCCGGCAGGCTGGATTTCTCTGATTATCAATGCGGGCGAAGGAATTGATGTTGATGTGTTTTTCTTTAAGCAGGATAAAGGAAAAAGTGTGGAGCGTATTGGACGAAGGATACGTCTGAATCGCTCAAGATTAAAAGAAACTTATGACACCAATAGCGATTTTGATGATCTGTCAGAGTCTATACGTGCCGGTTTTTACCTAAAAAAAGGGCTAAGTGGAAATGAAGAACTATATTACATGTCTATGCTGATTACCATTACCGGTTATACAGAAAAGGAAGTGGAGTGGCGTGCGAGGGAAATGGCAAAACTGTTAAATTCACAGGATATCGGAACTGCAAAATGTACATTCTCTGAAGAAAAGGCATTTTTATCGTCCCTTCCACTTTTGAATCTGGACAAAAACTTATACCAGAAATCAAAACGAAATGTTCTGACTTCCGGTGTTGCAGCGTGTTATCCTTTTGTAAGTTATGAAATGTCAGATCGGGACGGGATATTAATGGGAGTGAATAAAGCCAACAATTCCCTTGTAATCGTTGATATTTTTAACAGTGAAATTTACAAAAATGCGAATATTGCGATTCTGGGAACCAGTGGTGCCGGAAAAACATTTTGCCTGCAGCTTATGGCTTTGAGAATGCGTAGGAAAAATATTCAGGTATTTATTATTGCACCGGAAAAAGGACATGAACTAGCAAGGGCATGTAAAAATATAGGTGGGGCATATTTGAAGATTGCCCCAGGTTCCCAATATGGAATCAATATCATGGAGATACGGCCAAGTGATCAAAGTGCAAGGGTAATTTTAGACGGACAGGCTTCAGAGCGTTCAGAACTTGCTATGAAGATTCAGAGCCTGCATATTTTCTTTACTATTTTAATTCCGGATATTACCCATGAAGAGCGTCAGCTCTTGGATGAGGCGTTTATCATTACATATCAGAAGAAAGGGATTACTCATGATAATGCAAGCTTGTGGAATCAGGAACAACCAGGGAAGTATAAAGAAATGCCAATTTTGGGAGATCTTTATCAGGTGCTTTTGGAAAAAGAAGAAACCAGACGTATGGCAAATATTTTAAACCGGCTGGTAAATGGTTCTTCTTCGAACTTTAATCATCAGACAAATATAGATTCTGATAACAAATATATGATACTGGATATTTCAGAAATGCAGAGCGACTTGGGACTTGCTACCTTTACGGCCTTGGATTTTGTATGGTCAAAAGCAAAAGAAGACCGTACAAAAGAAAAGGCTATTTTTATTGATGAATGTTGGGCACTTTTATCAACAAACGAATTGACGGCAAATTATATTCTTGAAATTTTTAAGACGATACGTGGGTATGGAGGCGCTGCGGTATGTGCCAGTCAGGATTTGGAAGACTTTTTCTCTTTAAAAGGCGGAAAGTATGGAAAAGGTGTCTTAAACAACACAAAGACAAAGATTATTCTGAATCTGGAGCATAAGGAGGCAGAAGTCGTAAAAAAGGAATTGGATTTGTCTGAAGCAGAGATGCTTGCTATTACCCGATTTGAGAGAGGAAATGCACTGATTTCCACTAATAATAACAACTTGTTAGTAGAATTTAAGGCAAGCCGGTTAGAAAAAGATTTGATTACAACAGACCGGAAAGACTTAAAGGAACTTAAGGAACGGTTGGAGAAGTACGGGGAAACAGCCTATGAGAAAGGGGGAATGTCCAAATGATTGTAGAGGTATCGTAACCATAAAATGCGTATAGATTACGCAATCAGAAATTCAGGTTGATAGAATACGTAATTTATACGCAATCCTAAAATGGAAAGGAGAAAAATTTTGGAACATGTAACAAATCAAAAACAGGTAGAACGTCAGATACTGGAACTTGTTAAAACTTATAATGTCTTATATAAAAGGCAGATTTATGCTTTTTTTGCAGTAGATGGAAAAGAGAAATTTGTAGGAAAAGCACTGCACACGTTATTGAAAGAACATTTGATTTATATAAACGAAGTCACAAAAACGGTATCCCAACATGAAGATGCCTATCAGTTGCGGGAAAAAGGCACATTAAAAGCATTCTGGGTTCTTCTTTCTTTGATGGAACAGAAAAAAATCGAACGACATTTCTTGGCAGAAAAGGAAGAGTATCCAATTCGTATTGTATTTGTGGGGAATGCGGAAATTTACGATATTCTTTATATATCGGAAGCTGAGATCCAACTGGTAAATCAGTTGTTTTCCAGACAGAAACTGGACGGGTGTGGACATGTTGTTATTGTGGAAAATCCGGAGGAAATTCCACAGATAGAAATCCCAAATGTGATAGGTTTTTGTACGGTGCAGGAAGAAGAAGGAGGGGTGGAATATTATAGGAGGGAATAGCGAAAAAGAAGGAATACAAAGACTAAAAGAACAATTGGACGAGGGACAGAAAACGGCAGGATATGTGGAATCCATGCTTGCAGAAGCACGCAATCTATTACAGGCGTATGCCAGGAAGTGCGTCAATATTCATTTTGAGAACTTGAATGATATGGTGCTGGAAGCCGCAAAGAGCTCTGAAATCCTGACAGAAAAGATGCGGAATCTTGTTCTCCAGATGACACTTGATAAGAGAAAATATGAGCAATACCAATCGGATCTGGTATTGATACATGGGATTGAGATTGCGTATGAAGAGAATATTCTAAGTATTTCCCTTCCAGCACTGATACCGCACCGGAAAACAGAGTATACAAATTACATTTATAAACCGTTGTATACAGCTTTTCAACACTGGTGTATCGAACGGGCAGAACAGAATAAAGAGATACCGGAATACAGAGCATGTACCGTCTGCTTTTCTCATATTTATGATTGTAAACGCCCGATATATAGGGTACGAGATCATGACAATATTGAAGAGAAGCATGTGTTAGATGTGATATCTAATTTCTTCCTGACATCGGATAGTGGATGCTATACAAATGTGTATCACGAAACACGGTTGGAAGATGTGGAACGCACAATGATTTATCTGTTGACACCGGAAAAATTTCCGTTGTGGCTTTACGAAAAACAGCAAAATTTGGTATCGAAAAATTGACAGAGAACACATACTGAAATTTCGATAAGATAATATGACGGGTTTTTCCGTAAATTAAAGCAAAAGGAAGTGGAAAAGGCAGGTGGGAAATACCCAGGTATGAGAAGGATAGGGTACAGAGATGGATAAATGGGAGACATTGGAAAGAAAGGGAAAAAAGGGCGATATACTCCTGAAAATGATTGCAATTTCAGGAGAGATGCCGGCGAATTTGCCGGAGAAAATTGTGGGTTCTAAATCCTATACAGCCAGTCTGATTACCGACTTAAAGAAAAAAGGATATCTTCTTTTACGGTATAGAGAAGGACTGCGTGGATATGTTCTGGGAAAGAAAGGGAAAAATTATCTTTTGCAGGATTATCGTCAAGAGGTTGGAAGTTATCTTATAGGGGCAAGCGAGACAAACCATGTGAAATCAGAATTGGAAAAGCGGTTACGCCTGCACCGCATGAGTCAGATATGGGGGTACTTTTTTATGCATGGGAACCTGATTTTTGCAACAGAGAAGCCTAAGATTTTTACACAGGATTGTTACGGGAAAACATCTTTGGGGACCTATTATGGGAGTCAGGAATTAAAGCAGGGGACGGATCAGGTTAAGGGTTCCAGAGCCTGTGGCCTCTACATGAAAAATGAGGAAGTTTTTGTGGTTTACAACAGTATGGGGAATCTGATGAAATGGTCAAAGAAAATGGAAACAGCTATGCGGTGTTGGGTAGAACGCAATTTGCTGAAGACAGGAATTACATGGCAAGGAAAAGCCATTTTGTTCGGAGACTCCATGAAATTATTGAGAAAGATACTCCTTAGCAGTGGTGGTGTGAAACAGGAGCTGTTCCAGACGGATGATGTGTATGAACAATATTATTTTGTGCCGCAAGACAAGGAGGGGGCTTATCTTCAAATAGAGCTGCTTACAGATAAGGAGAGAAGTCATGCCTTTTCCACTTTTTTAGAGACCATACTAGACGAAGTGGAAAGAAACGAGTTCCCGATTTATGCGGGGCTGAAAAAGGGAATTCCTGTTTATTTTGTATATGAACTGGAACTGAGAAAACTTCAAATGGTCAAACAGGATATGGAAAGACGCGGAAGGGGTATGGCGGTATGCTTTGATTATCAACAGGAACTGCTAAAAGATTATTATGGAGAGGGGGTGGAGATAATGGTACTGGATTGTGAAAAGGTAAAGCAGTATCTGTTGGCTATGGAGGTGTAGGCAGGTATGGTTTCTATGGAAGCACTATAGGAGGTGACGGAGACCATGCAGGATCAATTTCGGACTGGAAGTGTGACTGTGGATAGAATGAGCCGCCTACATATTTCAGGAAATATCATACCGGTTACCTGGTATAAAACCATTCGAAAATCAACAGGAAAGCCCAACTTAAATGCAATCATCATTTTGGCGGATATTGTATATTGGTACCGTCCGACAGAAGTGCGTGATGAAATGACAGGAGAACTTGTAGGATTGAAAAAGAAATTCCATGCAGATCTTTTGCAGCGAAGTTATCAGCAGATTGCAGACCAGTTTGGGATTACGAAAAGAGATGCAACAAATGCGGTAGTAGAACTGGAAAAAATGAAAGTGATCAGACGTGTTTTTCGGACACTTCATGTAAATGGGCAGCAAGTGCCAAATGTATTGTTTCTAGATTTGAACGTGGACATATTGGAAGCCCTTACCTATCCGGATCACGAGCAGGGGTGTCACTTAAATGGGGGATACCCCTCCCTGAAAAAGGAGACAGGTATCACGGATACCGGGGGAATGGAGTCTCCATTTTGGGAGAGAGAGGTATCCTATATCGGTGAGACAAATACAGAGAATACAAACAGAAAATTCAGTACAGAGAGTTCCTCTTTGTTTCAAATCGAAAAGGAAGTCAGGGAACAGATTTCTTATGGGGCTTTAAAACATGATAATCCCTATAATATGCAGATAGATGAATTGGTAGGTATCCTGGTAGATGTGAAAACCTGTTCTGCAAAAACGATTCGGGTAAATCGGGAAGACAAGCCAGCTGAGATTGTAAAAGCACAATTTCAAAAAATCGGAATGGAGCATATACAGTTTGTTTTAAACTGTATGGAGAAAAACACAACAAAAGTTACGAATATGCGGGCTATGTTGATCACTGCTCTCTATAATTCTGTAAATACGATTTCCAGTTACTATAGCAGTCTCTATAACTACCACAGATCATACGGTGTATTAGAAAAAGGAGAGGAGGAATAGAACGAAAGAGAAAAAAGAACAGAGAGACAGATGCAAGAAAATCGGTTTTGGTGTTCTGCTTGCCACATTAACTGTCTATTTTGGAGGTTTTTTAGAAAGGTTGTCTCATTCAGTTGTAGTACTAAACCCGTTTGTATGCATTTGGAGAGGCTTTACAACAGCAACAGGACTTCAAAGTTCCGTAGTAGCATTTTTATGTATGCTGCTTTTGGGTATGCTCATTATCTGGAGAGGAAAGGAAAAGGATATTTCAGAAACAGATGAACGGAACTTTGATTATTCGGTAAAGGGAACCTATGGTACAGCCGGATATATGAAGCCGGAGGAACAAAAAGAAATTTTAAACGCAGACCAGAACTTACAAGACGTTCTGGGGATTATTTTTGGAAAGGATTTAGAAAATGGAGAATACGTAAGCCTTCCGATAGATTCCAGACTGAATAGGAATCTAGCAGTTTGTGGCAGCCAGGGAAGTATGAAATCAAGAGCATTTGCAAGAAATATGGCATTGCAGTGCGTGCGTCGTGGAGAGTCCATGTATCTTACCGATCCAAAATCAGAGTTGTATGAAGATTTAGCAGGATATTTGCGGGAAGAGGGCTATATTGTAAAACAGTTAAATCTGATAGACCTTGTAAACAGTGATGCCTGGGACTGTCTTGCGGAAATTGATGATGGAAGCCTGATAGATGTGTTTGTTGACGTCGTGATCCGGAACACAACTGATAAATTTGACCATTTTTATGATAACGTAGAAATGGATTTGCTGAAAGCGCTGTGCCTGTATGTATATGAAGAATATCCAGTGGGGAAAAAAACATTTCCAGAAGCATATAAACTGCTGCTGAATAAATCGGTAGAAATGCTAGATGCTATCTTTGAACGTCTGCCGACAACACACCCGGCAAGAGGACCATATCAGCTTTTTTCAAAGGCAGAAAAGGTAAAAGGAAATGCGGTATTGGGACTTGGAACCCGTTTGCAGATTATGCAGAATAAACTGGTACAGCAGATAACCAGTCATGGGGATTTTGACCTGACACTTCCGGGAAAACAAAAGTGTGCTTATTTTTGCATTACATCAGATCAGGATTCTACATATGATGTTTTGGCAACACTGTTTACCTCATTTCTTAGCATCAAATTGGTGAGACTGGCAGATCGAATGGAAGATCGGAAACTTCCGGTTCCCATGTGCTTTATCTTAGATGAATTTCCGAACATCGGAGTGATTCCGGATTTTAAAAAGAAATTGGCAACCGCACGAAGCAGGGGAATCGGCATGAGTATTATCTTTCAGAATATCCCCCAGATGATGAACCGATATCCGGAAGGACAATGGGAAGAAATACTTGGCGGTTGTGATATGTCTTTATTTTTAGGGTGCAATGATATGACAACTGCTACTTATTACAGTTCCCGTTCAGGAGAGATTACGGTTTCCGTTGCATCTATGCGGAAAAGCTATTATACTATACGCATGACAGATTATGTGCCGGAATACGCAGAGACTTCTTCCGTAGGAAAAAGAATGCTGCTGCTTCCTGATGAAGTATTACGTTTTCCCATTGATCAGATGCTTTTGATTATCCGTGGACAGAAAGTGCTAAAACTTCGGAAAATGGATTATACGGAACATCCAGATGCAAAACATCTGAAGTTGGAAAAAACAAATGAACATATTCCGAAATGGTATCGGGAAATGGAAGCAGAAAAAAATCAGTTTCAGATATTGGCGCAGGAGAGGGAAGAGGTTGAGCGTTTTGAAAGAAAACAGGCAGAAGAAAGCAGGGAAGAACAGGAATCGGAACCTCTGACATTACAAGGGGAACCGCCGAAAAAGTCTGTAAGGAAAAATGAAAAGCAGACAACTGTATACAAAGTAGAAGATTTGTTTCAAAAAAGTACAGATGGAGATGGAGGTGGAGATTAAGGCTGTATGAATATGGAGAAAAATGCACTGGTAAAATATACTTTTTTAAAATTGCTCTTAAGAGAATTTGGGATCTACATCAGGGAAACAGAAGTAGAAAAGGCTGACTTGGCAAAACAGTGTGTGGAGATTTATGATACACCGGAAGAATTCTATGAAAAGACAAACTGGGATAAAGACAATCCAGAGCAGAGCAGTTTCCAGTATTTGGAGGAGAATCAAATCTGCCGGAGAATCCAGGGGAAAATCTGGTATTTTTCCCGTATCCGGTGGGAAGAAGGTTTAAAAAAGTTGAAAAATTGAAAAGCGATTGCAAAAATAAGAAATTGCGATAACATTGCAACACAATCGGAATTGACAGGCAAAACGGAATGTTTTATGATGATAGTGTAAATAATCAGGCACAGAAAGCAGCCAAAGGGCTGTTTTTTTGTGCCTTTTTTGATGAAGAAAAGGAGGCTGTATATGGCAGAAACGAAAACAACAATCACAGAAGAAGTAAAAAATGAAATTCCAAGAGCAGTAACACAAAATTCAATCCTGACGATTGAAGTCGATGCTTCGATTGAAAGTACACAGGAAAAAGAAGAGGCAAAATGGCATCAGTTGTTAAATGCCCAGCGAACCCGGAAAATCCTGACTGGTCCGTTAAGTGGTATTGAGAAACTGGAAAGCGGCTGGACAGTAGCAGTCACTTATTTTAATGGTTACCGGATTTTAATCCCTATGTCTGAAATGATGATTAACTTAAAAGGAGACGGAAGGGAAAATGCGGATACATTGAACCGCCAGGTAAGGATTGCTAATAATATGCTTGGGGCAGATATTGATTTTATTATCAAAGATTTAGATGAGGCTTCCAGAAGCGTAGTGGCATCCCGAAAAGATGCGATGCTGCGGAAACGACAGATTTTCTATTTTACAGAAAATGAAGAGGAGCAGCCAATGGTTTATCCTGGAAGGATTGTGGAGGCCAGAGTCATTGCTGTAGCACCAAAGGCAGTCCGTCTGGAAGTGTTTGGTGTAGAGTGCTCTGTGCGTGCGAGAGACATGGCATGGGAATGGATGCCAGATGCAACAGAAAAATTTCAGGTGGGAGATTTAGTGTTGGTCTGCGTTAACAAAATAGAAATGCCTGATGCTGAGAGTATGACAGTAGCCGTAGATGCGAAGGGAGCAACGGAAAATACCAATAAGGACAACTTAAAGAAATGCCACCGCCAGGGAAAATATTCCGGTATCGTGGTTGATGTTTATAAGGGAACGTACTTTATCCGTTTAGATCTTGGAGTAAATGCTATTGCCCATGAGTGCAACATGGCTTCCCTTCCAGGAAAACGAGATAAAATTGGCTTTGTTGTAACACGAATCAATGAAACTTCTGAGGTGGCAGAGGGAATCATTACAAGGCTGATTAAAAAATATTCTTAAAAATAAAAAAAATTTGGAAAACCTATTGAACCGTGAAAGCCAAATTTTTTATAATGCAATGATATAGACTAAAGCAGAAAGGGGAAATTCGATGAAGAAAAAGAAAAATAGAAAGCAACTTCCAGAGGTAATCTGCCCATATTGTGGGAAAAAGGCAGTTTTAAGACCAGCTTCCTATCTATATGGAGAAAAGAGAATTTTCACCCCGGAAACAATGTTTTATGTGTGTAGTGGTTATCCGGACTGCAATGCTTATGTTTCAGCGAACCAGAAAAACCACAGACCGCTTGGAATTATGGCGGATGGGGAACTTCGAAACCTTCGGATACAGACACATCGTGCATTAAGAGAAATTTGGACACAGGGATATATGACAAAAAACAGTACATATCATTGGCTGAGTGGAAAACTGGCACTTCCGGAAAAGGAGACACATGTTGCCATGTTTAGTACTTATCGTTGTAGGGAAACCATACGCTTAGCCAATGAATTGTTAGAAGAGAGAAAAGAGATGGAAAAAAAGAAACAAAAAGGAAAGCCGAAAGGAGAAACAAAATCGCATGATAATGAAAGCCACGGAACACGATATGTATCGGCTTCTGGATTATAAAGAGAAATGTCTGATAAGGGCGGGAAGCTGTTTTGGAATTTCCGGACTTCTGGGATTTTTCCTGCTTTTTAACCATTGCTTTTGGGAGAGTATCTGTGTATTCCTGATTTTAGCAAGTTGGGGATTCTATTTGGTAAAAGAAGCACTGAAAGCAAATGGAAGGATTATGCAGACGAAAGGCTGTTATATGAAATTAGAAGAGGATTGTCTGGTAATTCGTCAGCCATACAAAAATGAGCATTATGAAGTCTGCCGGATTTTTTACAGAGAAATGGAAAAAATCGTAGAGGGAAGCCGCAGGGGGATCCCGGAATTTTATATTGTAATCCGTAAAATGAAAGAGACAGAACAGACGAGTTTTATCCTGCTTGATAAGAAGGAAAGGGAAACACTTGTTTTTCAGGTGCGCTCTTTTGGGTATGACAAAGAAGCGTTCCGGAAATTCTATCTAAAGCTGCGGTGGCTGGTTCCTGGAAAAGTACGGATTATTGGAACAAAAAAACAGACTGTATGGAAACAGAAAGCAAAGAAACATTGGGTCGGGCCGGCATTTGCCGGCTTTCTTTTTTATCTTATACCAAAAGCAGTTCTGTGTCTGCTTTTGTAGTTCCAAAGGTAAGAAAGAGAAATGGAGATGGACATGAAAAAAAGGTGGAGGAAGCAGTGGGAAAGCATGACACAATATATGATCAAAAATTTAGATGGAACAGAAGAAATCCCATTTTTATTTAAAGATAAAATGCTGAAAGCAGGGCTTTTGTCTTTTTTTATTGCTGTAATCGGTACATATATGGGGGTGCAATTTGAGGAAGCGAGTTTTTTGATACTTACCTGGATATTGGCAGTGTTTTCGTTTTATCAGATTTTCAAGTTTCTGAAGATTGGGAAAACAGGAGAATATGAGATTATGGAAGCACAGGTTCTTGCAGTCAAGGGAAAGCATTATCCGGGCAGAATGTATCAGATAGTTGTACAGGATAAAGACGGAAGCCGGATCCGCATTCGGATGCAAAAAGAAAAAAACCTCATGGTTGGAAAAACATACCGGTTCTATTTTGGAAAAGTGGAACGGGTGGAGGGAAAAGCTGCAAAAATAGGGGAACTTATGTATGAGGTTTTTTACGGGGCAGAAGAAATCCCACAGGAAGAACGGTGAAAAAAGTGTGGTTCGAACCCACACTCTTCCTTTCGTGCCGACATGCACGAAATAATAATAAAAAGGAGAGATGACTATGGCAGGAAAAGAAATGAAAGGAACTGTAAAATGGTTTAGTGCAAAGAGAGGATATGGCTTTCTTGTGGATGCAGATGGCATTGATTACTTTGTACATTACAGTGAGATCCAGTCGGAAGGATTTAAAACCTTGAGGAACAATATGGAAGTATCCTTTATGGTTGAAGAAGATGAAAAGGGACGAAGCATTGCAAAGTGTGTTGTTCCAATCTCAGAAGAAACATCGGAAGAAGAATAAACGACTGGAAGGGGGCAGATAAAAATGCTTCTGTCCCCGGTTAAAAAAATTCTGGTAAATATGTGTGGAATTGTGAAAAAACCGTATTTGCTACTAAATACATGGATAGAAAGATTGACATGTACTATATATTGTGTTAATCTTTAAGTGACTTTATTTTATATGGAAACAGCATATTGCTTTCCATAAGTCAAATTTAGTTCCGGCTATGTTTCCGGAAGAGAACTTTTAACAACCGTTTTAAACGCATAGATAGACAGACACAAAAAGACAATGGCTCTTTTTTGTGTCTTTTTTTGTGCGTGAAAGGAGGAAAACATGCAAAAAAACGGAAAGGAAGGAGAAAAGAATGTGCCAAAGGAAATATGTACAGAAGCTAAGCGAACAGCGAAAAACCAGAAAACTGTTTGAAACGCTCACTTTTTTAGAAAAGCAGATGGAAGATGAGTCTGCCGTTCGGGATGCTGACACGGTACTTGCAGATATTTTAGAGGGCGCCGATTTTGAAATTACCGGAATTGTAACTGACCTTTTAAAAACTTATCAGGGCAGTAAAGACCGTGAGTCAGTGGAAACCTGTTTCGAAGTATTAACAGGGGTAACGATACAAGAGTATCTAAAAAAGTGTATCATCACGATTCTCAGTCAGAAAAAAGGAGAGGTTTCAAATCGAAAAAAGTGCATGCTCTATCAGGGATTGCATTTTTTACCTGTGGGGAAAAGGGTGGAGCAAAAAGGAGAAATTTATCTTTTCCCTAGGAAGATTTCGAACCATGAGAAAGAAATAGACCAATTGCAAGAAGTCAAGGAACAAACAGGCCTTGATATATTTCTTTGTCTGGAAGATTACCGGCTGTACTTCCTACAGGAAAGGAAAGTTTTTGTATATCTGCCAAATGGAAGGAGGCGAACCTATGCAGACA
This region includes:
- a CDS encoding S1 RNA-binding domain-containing protein, whose product is MAETKTTITEEVKNEIPRAVTQNSILTIEVDASIESTQEKEEAKWHQLLNAQRTRKILTGPLSGIEKLESGWTVAVTYFNGYRILIPMSEMMINLKGDGRENADTLNRQVRIANNMLGADIDFIIKDLDEASRSVVASRKDAMLRKRQIFYFTENEEEQPMVYPGRIVEARVIAVAPKAVRLEVFGVECSVRARDMAWEWMPDATEKFQVGDLVLVCVNKIEMPDAESMTVAVDAKGATENTNKDNLKKCHRQGKYSGIVVDVYKGTYFIRLDLGVNAIAHECNMASLPGKRDKIGFVVTRINETSEVAEGIITRLIKKYS
- a CDS encoding zinc-finger-containing protein, whose protein sequence is MKKKKNRKQLPEVICPYCGKKAVLRPASYLYGEKRIFTPETMFYVCSGYPDCNAYVSANQKNHRPLGIMADGELRNLRIQTHRALREIWTQGYMTKNSTYHWLSGKLALPEKETHVAMFSTYRCRETIRLANELLEERKEMEKKKQKGKPKGETKSHDNESHGTRYVSASGL
- a CDS encoding cold shock domain-containing protein — encoded protein: MAGKEMKGTVKWFSAKRGYGFLVDADGIDYFVHYSEIQSEGFKTLRNNMEVSFMVEEDEKGRSIAKCVVPISEETSEEE
- a CDS encoding VirD4-like conjugal transfer protein, CD1115 family, giving the protein MSHSVVVLNPFVCIWRGFTTATGLQSSVVAFLCMLLLGMLIIWRGKEKDISETDERNFDYSVKGTYGTAGYMKPEEQKEILNADQNLQDVLGIIFGKDLENGEYVSLPIDSRLNRNLAVCGSQGSMKSRAFARNMALQCVRRGESMYLTDPKSELYEDLAGYLREEGYIVKQLNLIDLVNSDAWDCLAEIDDGSLIDVFVDVVIRNTTDKFDHFYDNVEMDLLKALCLYVYEEYPVGKKTFPEAYKLLLNKSVEMLDAIFERLPTTHPARGPYQLFSKAEKVKGNAVLGLGTRLQIMQNKLVQQITSHGDFDLTLPGKQKCAYFCITSDQDSTYDVLATLFTSFLSIKLVRLADRMEDRKLPVPMCFILDEFPNIGVIPDFKKKLATARSRGIGMSIIFQNIPQMMNRYPEGQWEEILGGCDMSLFLGCNDMTTATYYSSRSGEITVSVASMRKSYYTIRMTDYVPEYAETSSVGKRMLLLPDEVLRFPIDQMLLIIRGQKVLKLRKMDYTEHPDAKHLKLEKTNEHIPKWYREMEAEKNQFQILAQEREEVERFERKQAEESREEQESEPLTLQGEPPKKSVRKNEKQTTVYKVEDLFQKSTDGDGGGD